One window from the genome of Hydractinia symbiolongicarpus strain clone_291-10 chromosome 1, HSymV2.1, whole genome shotgun sequence encodes:
- the LOC130629508 gene encoding tigger transposable element-derived protein 1-like, with the protein MSHNEEKQLISHKGEKRRSFTFEFKTTVVDHAISISNREAGRKYGVDEKRVREWRANVEKLKQGAAKRFKLEGGGCKIKNLDLEEDLLEWIHDRRANSLRVSRKLIMRKAKAMHDEKAGEDTVAKNSFQASRGWLEKFMKRNCLSLRRRTTTVQKDPAYLVDRLVQYVVHVRRMSKKYQFNAGSILAMDETAVWADMTAPTTVSQRGEREIMLKSTGHENVRISVCLTAKADGSKFKPFIVFGGAKRECKELNTEFKNKCVVVSSKNAWMNEELTLHYVQTVLGKFSFNRRLLAWDSFQCHMMDSVKQELSKGRIENVIILIRLH; encoded by the coding sequence ATGTCGCACAACGAGGAGAAGCAGTTAATATCCCATAAAGgggaaaaaagaagaagctttACCTTTGAATTTAAGACAACAGTTGTTGATCATGCAATTAGTATATCAAATCGCGAAGCAGGAAGAAAGTACGGTGTCGATGAAAAAAGAGTAAGAGAATGGAGAGCTAATGTGGAGAAGTTGAAACAAGGAGCAGCGAAAAGATTCAAACTAGAAGGAGGAGGTTGCAAAATCAAGAATCTTGATTTAGAAGAAGATCTGCTCGAATGGATACATGATAGGAGAGCTAATTCTTTGCGTGTTTCGAGAAAACTGATAATGAGAAAAGCAAAAGCAATGCACGATGAAAAAGCTGGAGAGGACACTGTTGCAAAAAATAGTTTCCAGGCTAGTCGAGGTTGGTTGGAAAAGTTCATGAAACGAAATTGTCTTTCATTACGTCGTAGAACGACAACAGTTCAAAAGGATCCAGCGTATCTTGTGGACAGGTTGGTGCAGTATGTAGTACATGTCCGCCGAATGTCAAAGAAATACCAATTCAACGCCGGTTCGATTCTTGCAATGGACGAGACTGCTGTTTGGGCGGATATGACAGCACCTACAACGGTGTCACAGCGTGGCGAACGAGAAATTATGCTTAAATCGACTGGTCATGAAAATGTCAGAATTTCTGTATGCTTGACAGCAAAGGCAGACGGAagtaaatttaaaccatttattGTTTTTGGTGGTGCAAAACGCGAATGCAAAGAACTAAATACtgaattcaaaaataaatgcGTAGTTGTGTCCTCAAAAAATGCATGGATGAACGAGGAACTCACCTTACACTATGTGCAAACAGTTTTAGGAAAGTTTTCCTTTAATCGACGCTTGTTAGCTTGGGATTCATTTCAATGCCACATGATGGATTCCGTGAAACAAGAATTGTCAAAAGGCAGAATTGAGAATGTCATAATTCTCATAAGGCTGCACTAA